ATCTTGAATTACCATTATTTTTTCAATAATATTATTGTTGTTAATATCTATTTTGGTGTAATTTGGTTTTGTTTTAATTTCGTTATTAATTTTTGCTCAACAATTTTTTGTTAAAAAGATCTACTCATTGGAAAACATTACATTATCAAAGCTAGATCATATTGTTGGTCGCAATGAATTGCACCAGCCGGAAAAGTAGATCAAAAGATTTGTCCTAGTTCCTGTCTTCCTCCTCGACCAGCTCTTATTGTAGTCTGTCCTCCATTAATTGGATTAAGTGTGTGATTTCTAGGATAATACACAATTGCTCCAGTTTAAATACAATTTCACTAGGTTGCCCTTTGGCCCTGTCTTTTACTCTCAGTCATGCTGATGGACAAGAGAAACAGGACAATACAGGACAATACACACCGACGGCAATGCTGCTGATCACTGTGCTACGTTGTTATTAAAGACACCCAATTACGGCAATGAACAGTGTCGTAATTACGTTCCTTAATCACATTCTGGAGGTCTAATTGCCTTAACGATGTGTTTCATTAAACGAATGTAGGTATTACAGTCGACAGTTTTCATACACAGTTGTTGTCTAATTAACATATTATTAGACACCGTCATGGAAATTGTTTTAATAATCATAATTAAGCCTGGCTGAGCTTTGTAAAGTAATACTAACAGACATGTCTTTCTAGCCAGAGGGCAACATTGCCCACCACGTCTGGCCTTTGCTCCCAAGGCTTCGTGCTCCTTTACAGTTCAACGTCCAGAAAAGTTACCGCTTTTGATGGAGCAGAAAATTATCAACTCATTATTCTTACACAACATGCTTGGCATATGGCGAGGTTCCGAGGATCAACAAGCACTTTTTGGTTTTAGTAGGCTAAGACATGACCTGAGAAAAGGAGAAATTAAAATGCATTGTTATTTAGGCTTTGATGCAGGAATATAGAATTATACATGGAATATAAAATAAAGTTAGAATGGTAATAGTCGATAATCACGTGCAAAATACAATTTCTTGAAAATATGCTAAAATAGCCAAGTTCAGATTTTTCGAAGATGAATGAGGCAAAATTAACGTCGATCCTCAGAAAAATAGAATTCAGTCCGCTTTCTTATATTTCTCCACTTTGTGTCTACACATCAGACGAGCAGACGAAGGAATTCGTTATGTTCaaaatattttaataaagctttccaacacataaacacatacaaatgGCCCTCTTTATTCATATAGTACAGTAACTAATGTATCTACAATAATGCACTGCTTGACCTGACAGCGCGCCTGATCCCTCAAGACCTCGGCCTTATTGCAAGAGTGTATAAGAAATTAGGCAAATCAGACACGTCGCTATGCAGTATACAGTGTACCACCATGCAAATAAAATGTTTCAAATCAATAAATTAAAGGAAAAAAATCGAAAAGGACGTAAACTGAAGATACAGGCCATTAGAGACTCAAACGCCATTATATTACAGTGCCAAAGAAACTGTCAATGTAGCACAAGTGTTTCATAAAAAAGTAGTTAAATGACAATATACTTTGGGGTGAGAGATGAAAACAAATATTTCGTATTCAACTCAGTTCACTTTGCTTTCCCTCAGGACATGCCTATGGGATGCTCAGTGAATTCTCAAAAGTTCACCAAATAACGACCAATAAGCAAACGCCTTCATAAGTTATAAATCAAGTCAATAAAGCAGCAAGTTTGTGGTTTCTTATATTAACTAATGTTCCATCTATTCAAGTGAGATGGTCGCATGTTGTCAGATCAACACTCCATACAGGGTCCATATTTGAGCAAGTAATTAACAATTGTCAATCCAGCACCACTTGCGCTCCTAAACTTCTGTTTGGTTTTTCACTTTCATTCATACCAGCACTTAAATGATGCTTTATATACACAATCAAGTATTGTCTGAACAAAAAGCGCTTCTTTGAATGCATTTGTAAATGTTATAAAAGTAGGCCTACTGATCATCAGCTTTACTTCATGGTCTACACTGACTTGCAACCTTTCCAAAGTCGCCGTGTGTTTTAAAAAGTGGTGTTGTTTTTTTCTTGCATGTGCTTCTCTGAGTCTCTGGTACCGGCTCGTTGTTGTGATGCTGTTAAGGCTTGTCAGTGCATTGTTTAAACAGGCTCGAGGTGACGTTGTTGAAAAGGACACATTTGTCCGGGCAGGAAGACCCGGCCAATCCGGTGGTGAAGGGGTACACAGGCGGCTGGTCGTACGCACTTATCCCCGCGCTCAGACCCGGTAGACCCGGAGCAGCAAGGGCCGTTGTGGCGGGTATGGACGCCGCTGAGATGGCCTGACCCTGGTTCAGATAGGCCACCAGCCTCCTCATCTCTTCCAGAGCCTGCGCCTGCATGAGGATGTAGTTTTTGGCGAGTAGCAAAGTGGCGATTTTGGAGAGTTTCCGCACTGAGGGGCTGTGCGCGTACGGGATGACAGAGCGCAGCTCGTCCAGCGCGTCGTTCAGGTCGTGCATCCTTCGTCTCTCCCGCGCGTTGATGTTTAGTCTGAGTGTTTTCTGCTCTTTATTTTTCTTACCTCCCTCCGGTTTACCGGCGGCCACCGTTCTCCCATCGGCCAGGAGGACCATCTCACATCTGCCGTCGCTGTCATCGTCCTGACTCTGCTCCCCGCCACTGCTCTCGGCCGCCGAGGTCCTGTTGCTGCTCTCGCCGAACTTGACGCACAAAGATCCGGTCGGCAGACCCAGCGGTCCCCCTCGACCGCCAGCCAGTCCACCGGGTTGAATCGGGTCTGAGTCGGTCTGGTCGAAACAGCTGATTGGTGACTGGCGGTCCCTGGACCCCGGCAGGTCAACACCAGCCGCTGACCTGAAGGAGTCCATCTTTCTGTTGGAGACAGCACTGAGTGTTTTGTGGAAAATATCTCCCGGTCCGTTCAAGTTCATTCTCCTGTCCATagcacttcctctcctccagacGCTGCTTTAGTGGGTGGCAGTTTCTGGAGACTCTCTCCCGGCGACGGCTCTTGTATAAGTTTCTTGCTTTGTGCGCTGTCAGAGAGAGTGAGTTGGTCTTGATGCCTTATTATTGCTCGACTTGTCAACTGAGATGTGGAGACGCATcggctctctctctacctctctgcgcTCACGCTGCTTATTCGCTCTGATTCACCTTCAGCAGATCTCCACGGCGATCAGCATCACGCGCAAAACGGGGGAGTCTTTTACATCATTATCTCGAGGCGGGTTAATATGAAGAGGATTTGCCTATTGGGATAccgctctctcgcactctctctgccccctctgtcTACCCAATCAGGTTAACGATGTAATTAATGGGATTTTAACAAACAATCCCGAGtgctctccacctcctccctctgtatctctctgtccttctcagtCTGGGTATAGTGGCTCCGTGTGCACACATGTTGTGAGGAGCTGCCTACAGCTTTATAATGGGGCGCTGGGGTTTATTATACGAGTCACCGTCTGTATAAAAGCTTGAGTACATGTTTGCAAGGTGCTGGTCCTATTAGGAACCCCAACCACTGCTTTTGAAAGTGACATGCCAAGCGACATTCACCCGTCAGTGGGCAATCTAAATGCGCCTCTCTATTTCAGAATGATGGATACGTCGTAGGGATAATATAACTCTTTATTGACTATTGAGACACTAGACTGTCTTTATCCTCAAGTGTGAGTGTGTCTCCTTCCCTGCGTTCTCCTCTGTCTTAATAAGAAGCTCTTCATTTGTAGACCAATATGATATTGGTCTTTTGGCTGTTGATTCAAATGTATAACTATTTTAATCCTGTTCAAACTGTGTACTGAGAATAGAAAACGCAGGCAATAGCCTACAGTTTCTAGCCTAAAATCCAGAACCTGTTTTACTAACATTCCATGTCTTGTACTACGTGTCATGCCAAATGTTTTGTCAAATGTAAAGTTTCTTGTTTCATTGTACATGTCATTGATGGCCCCTGGATGCGAGCCTCTCTCTATAACTTGTGACTCTCCCTAAAGAGCTCCTATTATCGTGACAATACATTTGCAATGACAGCTGTAGGCTATCACATGTCAATGCATGTCTTACAATAAGCTTTGCAAGGCAGCATTGAGCTATTAATGCACTAATGTAACTTTTTTTTGCCATTTAATAATTGTAAGTAAGCTAACTGTACACATTCATTGACTGAGTAAAATCGATTTATTTAAATCAGAAAGAACCAACCCATCCAAAAAGTCAAGCTGGCTATAGCCATTACTTGTGCTGACATTGCCATCTACTGTCAAGAAGTGTATCCTACATCTATGACAAAATATTTCCCAACCAAACTTTGCAGAATTTATGCTTTCCTTTATCTCCAattaggaacactctctctctctctctctcacacacacacacacacacacacacacacacacacacacacacacacacacacacacacacacacacacacacacacacacacacacacacacacacacacacacacacacacacacacacacacacacacacacacacacacctcaaactcAAGGTCAGTGTTTCTGCTTTTCAACCAGGTCAATTAGGCTTCCTACACAGCCTCTGGTAATGATATACTGTGGTGTCTGTGAGGGGTTCTGAGCTTGCACTGACGTTGGAATACTAAAGAACTATGGTCTGGTGGAGACACTCACTTTATCCTGAGACAGCGAAGGAACACCTTCATGCCCAATCAGTCTGGGCTAATGAGAcatgatggggctggatgtagaaacagcagtaccaggttaacgagacatgatggggctggatgtagaaacagcagtaccaggctaatgagacatgatggggctggatgtagaaacagcagtaccaggctaatgagacatgatggggctggatgtagaaacagcagtaccaggctaatgagacatgatgtggctggatgtagaaacagcagtaccaggttaatgagacatgatggggctggatgaaaaacagcagtaccaggttaatgagacatgatggggctggatgtagaaacagcagtaccaggctaacgagacatttacatttacatttaagtcatttagctgacgctcttatccagagcgacttacaaattggaaagttcatacatattcatcctggtccccccgtggggaatgaacccacaaccctggcgttgcaagcgccatgctctaccaactgagccacacgagacatgatggggctggatgtagaaacaACAGTACCAGGCTAACGAGACAAGATGGtgctggatgtagaaacagcagtaccaggttaatgagacatgatggggctggatgtagaaacagcagtaccaggttaatgagacatgatggggctggatgtagaaacagcagtaccaggctaaTGAGACAAGATGGtgctggatgtagaaacagcagtaccCGGCTAATGAGACAAgatggggctggatgtagaaacagcagtaccaggctaacgagacatgatggggctggatgtagaaacagcagtaccaggctaacgagacatgatggggctggatgtagaaacagcagtaccaggctaatgagacatgatggggctggatgtagaaacagcagtaccaggctaatgagacatgatgtggctggatgtagaaacagcagtaccaggctaatgagacatgatggggctggatgtagaaacagcagtaccaggctaatgagacatgatggggctggatgtagaaacagcagtaccaggctaatgagacatgatggggctggatgtagaaacagcagtaccaggttaatgagacatgatggggctggatgtagaaacagctGTACCAGGTTAATGAGAcatgatggggctggatgtagaaacagcagtaccaggctaatgagacatgatggggctggatgtagaaacagcagtacaaggttaatgagacatgatggggctggatgtagaaacagcagtaccaggctaatgagacatgatggggctggatgtagaaacagcagtaccaggctaaTGAGACAAGATGGGtctggatgtagaaacagcagtaccaggctaatgagacatgatgggtctggatgtagaaacagcagtaccaggctaatgagacatgattgggctggatgtagaaacagcagtaccaggctaatgagacaagatggggctggatgtagaaacatcagtaccaggctaatgagacatgatggggctggatgtagaaacagcagtaccaggtTAATGAGACATGATGGGGATGGATGAAAAACAGCAGTACCAGGTTAATGAGAcatgatggggctggatgtagaaacagcagtaccaggctaatgagacatgatggggctggatgtagaaacagcagtaccaggttaatgagacatgatggggctggatgtagaaacagcagtaccaggctaatgagacatgatggggctggatgtagaaacagcagtaccaggctaacgagacatgatggggctggatgtagaaacagcagtaccaggctaacgagacatgatggggctggatgtagaaacagcagtaccaggctaaCGAGACAAGATGGtgctggatgtagaaacagcagtaccaggttaatgagacatgatggggctggatgtagaaacagcagtaccaggttaatgagacatgatggggctggatgtagaaacagcagtaccaggctaaTGAGACAAGATGGtgctggatgtagaaacagcagtaccCGGCTAATGAGACAAgatggggctggatgtagaaacagcagtaccaggctaacgagacatgatggggctggatgtagaaacagcagtaccaggctaacgagacatgatggggctggatgtagaaacagcagtaccaggctaatgagacatgatggggctggatgtagaaacagcagtaccaggctaatgagacatgatgtggctggatgtagaaacagcagtaccaggctaatgagacatgatggggctggatgtagaaacagcagtaccaggctaatgagacatgatggggctggatgtagaaacagcagtaccaggctaatgagacatgatggggctggatgtagaaacagcagtaccaggttaatgagacatgatggggctggatgtagaaacagctGTACCAGGTTAATGAGAcatgatggggctggatgtagaaacagcagtaccaggctaatgagacatgatggggctggatgtaAAAACAGCAGTACAAGGTTAATGAGAcatgatggggctggatgtagaaacagcagtaccaggctaatgagacatgatggggctggatgtagaaacagcagtaccaggctaaTGAGACAAGATGGGtctggatgtagaaacagcagtaccaggctaatgagacatgatgggtctggatgtagaaacagcagtaccaggctaatgagacatgattgggctggatgtagaaacagcagtaccaggctaaTGAGACAAGATGGGGCTGGATTTAGAAACATCAGTACCAGGCTAATGAGAcatgatggggctggatgtagaaacagcagtaccaggttaatgagacatgatggggctggatgaaaaacagcagtaccaggttaatgagacatgatggggctggatgtagaaacagcagtaccaggctaaTGAGACAAGATGGGtctggatgtagaaacagcagtaccaggctaatgagacatgatgggtctggatgtagaaacagcagtaccaggctaatgagacatgattgggctggatgtagaaacagcagtaccaggctaatgagacaagatggggctggatgtagaaacatcagtaccaggctaatgagacatgattgggctggatgtagaaacagcagtaccaggctaatgagacaagatggggctggatgtagaaacatcagtaccaggctaatgagacatgattgggctggatgtagaaacagcagtaccaggctaatgagacaagatggggctggatgtagaaacatcagtaccaggctaatgagacatgatggggctggatgcagaaacagcagtaccaggttaatgagacatgatggggctggatgaaaaacagcagtaccaggttaatgagacatgatggggctggatgtagaaacagcagtaccaggctaatgagacatgatggggctggatgtagaaacagcagtaccaggttaatgagacatgatggggctggatgtagaaacagcagtaccaggctaatgagacatgatggggctggatgtagaaacagcagtaccaggttaatgagacatgatggggctggatgtagaaacagcagtaccaggctaaggagacatgatggggctggatgtagaaacagcagtaccaggctaacgagacatgatggggctggatgtagaaacagcagtaccaggctaaCGAGACATGGtggggctggatgtagaaacagcagtaccaggctaacgagacatgatggggctggatgtagaaacagcagtaccaggctaaCGAGACAAGATGGtgctggatgtagaaacagcagtaccaggctaatgagacatgatggggctggatgaaaaacagcagtaccaggttaatgagacatgatggggctggatgtagaaacagcagtaccaggctaatgagacatgatggggctggatgtagaaacagcagtaccaggctaatgagacatgatggggctggatgtagaaacagcagtaccaggctaatgagacatgatggggctggatgtagaaacagcagtaccaggctaatgagacatgatggggctggatgtagaaacagcagtaccaggctaaTGAGACAAGATGGGtctggatgtagaaacagcagtaccaggctaacgagacatgatggggctggatgtagaaacagcagtaccaggctaatgagacatgattgggctggatgtagaaacagcagtaccaggctaatgagacaagatggggctggatgtagaaacatcagtaccaggctaatgagacatgattgggctggatgtagaaacagcagtaccaggctaatgagacaagatggggctggatgtagaaacatcagtaccaggctaatgagacatgattgggctggatgtagaaacagcagtaccaggctaatgagacaagatggggctggatgtagaaacatcagtaccaggctaatgagacatgatggggctggatgtagaaacagcagtaccaggttaatgagacatgatggggctggatgaaaaacagcagtaccaggttaatgagacatgatggggctggatgtagaaacagcagtaccaggctaatgagacatgatggggctggatgtagaaacagcagtaccaggttaatgagacatgatggggctggatgtagaaacagcagtaccaggctaatgagacatgatggggctggatgtagaaacagcagtaaaaggttaatgagacatgatggggctggatgtagaaacagcagtaccaggctaaggagacatgatggggctggatgtagaaacagcagtaccaggctaacgagacatgatggggctggatgtagaaacagcagtaccaggctaacgagacatgatggggctggatgtagaaacagcagtaccaggctaacgagacatgatggggctggatgtagaaacagcagtaccaggctaaCGAGACAAGATGGtgctggatgtagaaacagcagtaccaggctaatgagacatgatggggctggatgaaaaacagcagtaccaggttaatgagacatgatggggttggatgtagaaacagcagtaccaggctaatgagacatgatggggctggatgtagaaacagcagtaccaggttaatgagacatgatggggctggatgtagaaacagcagtaccaggctaatgagacatgatggggctggatgtagaaacagcagtaccaggttaatgagacatgatggggctggatgtagaaacagcagtaccaggctaatgagacatgatggggctggatgtagaaacagcagtaccaggctaacgagacatgatggggctggatgtagaaacagcagtaccaggctaacgagacatgatggggctggatgtagaaacagcagtaccaggttaatgagacatgatggggctggatgtagaaacagcagtaccaggctaacgagacatgatggggctggatgtagaaacagcagtaccaggctaaCGAGACAAGATGGtgctggatgtagaaacagcagtaccaggttaatgagacatgatggggctggatgtagaaacagcagtaccaggttaatgagacatgatggggctggatgtagaaacagcagtaccaggctaaTGAGACAAGATGGtgctggatgtagaaacagcagtaccCGGCTAATGAGACAAgatggggctggatgtagaaacagcagtaccaggctaacgagacatgatggggctggatgtagaaacagcagtaccaggctaacgagacatgatggggctggatgtagaaacagcagtaccaggctaatgagacatgatggggctggatgtagaaacagcagtaccaggctaatgagacatgatgaggctggatgtagaaacagcagtacaaggttaatgagacatgatgggtgtggatgtagaaacagcagtaccaggctaatgagacatgatgggtctggatgtagaaacagcagtaccaggctaatgagacatgatggggctggatgtagaaacagcagtaccaggctaatgagacaagatggggctggatgtagaaacagcagtaccaggttaatgagacatgatggggctggatgtagaaacagcagtaccaggctaatgagacatgatgtggctggatgtagaaacagcagtaacaggctaatgagacatgatggggctggatgtagaaacagcagtaccaggctaatgagacatgatggggctggatgtagaaacagcagtaccaggctaatgagacatgatggggctggatgtagaaacagcagtaccaggttaatgagacatgatggggctggatgtagaaacagctGTACCAGGTTAATGAGAcatgatggggctggatgtagaaacagcagtaccaggctaatgagacatgatggggctggatgtagaaacagcagtacaaggttaatgagacatgatggggctggatgtagaaacagcagtaccaggctaatgagacatgatggggctggatgtagaaagagcagtaccaggctaatgagacatgatggggctggatgtagaaacagcagtaccaggctaatgagacatgatggggctggatgtagaaacagcagtaccaggctaatgagacatgagggggctggatgtagaaacagcagtaccaggctaacgagacatgatggggctggatgtagaaacagcagtaccaggctaaCGAGACAAgatggggctggatgtagaaacagcagtaccaggctaacgagacatgatggggctggatgtagaaacagcagtaccaggctaatgagacatgatggggctggatgtagaaacagcagtaccaggttaatgagacatgatggggctggatgta
This region of Salvelinus alpinus chromosome 8, SLU_Salpinus.1, whole genome shotgun sequence genomic DNA includes:
- the LOC139583435 gene encoding class E basic helix-loop-helix protein 22-like, with the protein product MDRRMNLNGPGDIFHKTLSAVSNRKMDSFRSAAGVDLPGSRDRQSPISCFDQTDSDPIQPGGLAGGRGGPLGLPTGSLCVKFGESSNRTSAAESSGGEQSQDDDSDGRCEMVLLADGRTVAAGKPEGGKKNKEQKTLRLNINARERRRMHDLNDALDELRSVIPYAHSPSVRKLSKIATLLLAKNYILMQAQALEEMRRLVAYLNQGQAISAASIPATTALAAPGLPGLSAGISAYDQPPVYPFTTGLAGSSCPDKCVLFNNVTSSLFKQCTDKP